A window of [Limnothrix rosea] IAM M-220 genomic DNA:
GGCGTATTCTATTTTACTAATAGCCTCTACGCCTTAACGCGAACAACCGACTCTATGGCTCTCCGCAAAGATTTACTAAAAAATCGCTGGTTTTGGATCATTGCCCTGATTGGACTGATCCTTGACCAGCTGACGAAAACAATTGTCCTACAGACATTTCCAGAGGTTGGCGACACTATTCCCCTCTGGAACAGCGTATTCCATTTCACCTATGTCCAAAATACAGGTGCAGCCTTTAGTATTTTTACCGATGGTGTCCATTGGTTACGGTGGCTGTCCCTCTTCGTCAGCCTCGGACTCATGGCGCTTGCTTGGTTTGGCGATCGCCTGAATATGTGGGAGCAGCTAGGTTATGGCTTTATCCTATCGGGAGCGATGGGAAATGGCGTAGATCGTTTTTTGTTCGGCTACGTTGTTGATTTTCTGGACTTTCGACTAATTAATTTCCCAGTCTTCAACATAGCTGATGTCTGCATCAATATCGGGATTGCCTGTCTCCTTCTCAATATCGTTTTCTATGAACGACTTTCAGGTAAAAACTCCGATTAGTTTACCGATTAGTTTGATTACTTTTTTGCTTTGCGCCCCTAAAAATATAGAAAACAGAATTTCAGCTTACGTATAAATATACTCACTGCCATTGTGGTGATTTTGGCGAGAAAGCAACTGTTCTTCTAACTGAGCGATACGCTTATAAGCCACCGTGAGCTGGGCAGTGAGTCGCTTAATCTGTATATCAGGAGTCATCACCTGATCATTGATCGGATGTCCTTCTAATAGGGCAGTTTCATCAAACAAAATATCCTTATGGTGGAAATTATGGTCACCGACATTCATGGCCAAGCCAAGGTTTTCATTAGTTAGTTGAGGTACGAGCTTAGCGATTTCCTCAACTGCAAAATCGGTGTTTTCCGGCACACTATCCTGAAGCTGCTCGACAGTTTTATATAAATGATCTAGTTGACGTTTCAACTCAATCACATGGTGTTGAACATTCATGGTTCAGACTAACCTTCGAATTGTACTCCAACTATGCTAGTACCATCTTTAGAAGATGATCCAAGGATCGAACTATCTTTAAGATTCTCTTTGTGAACCTTAAGAAAACCTTGCAGAAATCAAGGTAAAACTCTTATTGTTTTTGAAGTTCTATAAACTTCGCTCGATATCGCAAAAGCGATTCTGTTTGTTTATATACGGTTCTAGAAGAAATATATTGAAATTCCTTTATTAAAGTCGATAGGGACGACTTCGATTAGAAGGGATTCTCTTTTTCAGTTTGTTTGTTTTTTTTGGGTATTTTTTATTGTATTCACCCTCTAAAAGCATTAGCCAAAGGGAGTTACAGGGACTGCCCGCAGGGGAAAGTCTCTACAAAGAAGCGCTCTTTTATTTTTTGGGAGCGCCATAAAATTATTTTCCTATTGTCTTAAATCACTCGCACATTAGTAAATAAGCTAGAAAGTATTTCGATTTCTCAAGGACAAATACTCCATGAGGTTATCATGACACCTCGAATACAAAAATACATTAAATATATTTGATGTTTGAGAATGGTTATTTTCTTTGGCAAACTATTTACTTAATGTCATAGATTATCTTTAGCTTATGCGCTGTATCGTCACTATTTCTCAGGTTTTAGGATCAGCGATCGCCTCATGATTTCATGATTTGTATTAATAGAAACTTGTCATCAACCCAAACTGGCGTGACAAGGGCATTTAGGGCGATCGCCTAATTAACCTGAGTTTTTCATGGTGACACAATGAATAGCCGAGAAAGTGGCGGGGAGATCACCTCAGCCCATAAGTTTGGACAAAAATATCGTGAGAATAATATCCATATTCCCTGTGTCTCCGC
This region includes:
- the lspA gene encoding signal peptidase II, producing the protein MALRKDLLKNRWFWIIALIGLILDQLTKTIVLQTFPEVGDTIPLWNSVFHFTYVQNTGAAFSIFTDGVHWLRWLSLFVSLGLMALAWFGDRLNMWEQLGYGFILSGAMGNGVDRFLFGYVVDFLDFRLINFPVFNIADVCINIGIACLLLNIVFYERLSGKNSD